The sequence below is a genomic window from Wyeomyia smithii strain HCP4-BCI-WySm-NY-G18 chromosome 1, ASM2978416v1, whole genome shotgun sequence.
TAGTTATCATTCGAGTACATTGTACCTACCCAGAGACATATgaattatttcatttatttgttttcatTGGTACTTTTACCCCAATGTTGTGGAAACTACGTATTTCTACGCCATAAAGCAAGAAAAGCCAAATAAAAATCGGAAACAGCGCATCACAGCGACTATCATTCATTTTGTTTGCTTGAATTATTGAATCAAAACAATCCATGGAGGTGATTTCAAAAGTATTAGCGCCACTGGTCTAAGCGACAGAAATTGACTTAAAACTAAACACTAGTCTGAAATTTTCCAGCTTTGATAAAAATTCCTGAATATCAAAGACTAGTTTTTACTGCAATTTTACCACAACGCTAACAATACTAAATTCCTAATTCAGGAGAAGAAGAATTCTCTTCGACAACTTCGCAAGCTTAAGCTTTGAGTTCGCGAATGCAGCATCATGTTAATTACCTTCCATATTCGCCATCAACTCTTGTTGAACTGTGTTAAACACTGACCGAACCACATCTTGGATATCGACTTTTCGTACCATTTCCCCCACGTTAAATCTAAGCTCATGAGTGGCCAAATATCGGCCAATTCGATCGAATAGTCCTTCCTGTTCGTTGCCAATCGCGTTCAGAGCCCGTTCTTGTTCCTCCCCAGCATCACCAATTGCCACAACTTCCACGCCTGACGCCAGCTGGAGGGACTTCTCTTTGTCCAGCTTCTTCATCACATTTCGAAACATTTTCGCTCCATAACACGACAGGGGACTATCGGCCTCTATGCAGTCCTTGAGAGCTACTGTCACATCGAAGCGCCCAACAAAGGCCACCCACGCGACAACGAACATCACCCGTGCACAGTGTTTTCCCATTGTATAACTTAATTACAAACACCACGCAGAAAGTAGCTCCCGCAGAGACAACTTTTCATTAACCACTGTTTGATTGCTGTTTCAAGCTTCGCGTTCCAGGCAAGCCAGGTTCAGCACCGAATCTGTTTCAACACAATCCGCAAATCGCAACTGGCCATGAAAAGCCCGGGAGCAGTGCATTTATACACAATAAAGGACAACCGTTTTTTTACCCGTTGCAGCGGCGCGGAAGCTTAAGAATCAGATCGAAGCAAATTTTCCACTTGAATTCGCGGTGAAACGAAATGAATGCCAAAGCTGGTCCCATTGAAAGTGGAAAATCAAccgcaaaaattgatttcaaatcttCGAAGTTTGTGTTGATACGAGTGTTGTGTTCAAGTCTCTGGCTTCTGCGACAAGGCCGGGAAACGGGAGAAGTATTTTCTATTGTCTCGAACGACAGCTGCAACAGCTGTCCCCTGACGAGATGCGCAAGTTTGGCTAGTTCGGTTTGCAGCACTATTGCGATGTTTCGCTTGCCGCTTTCCGAGCACGAAAGAAAGGAAAAGCCGCAACGGAGAACGCTAACGAAAACAGAACCACAGGTGCGTTTGGTTTGAAAATTGCGTAAATTGATGATGATCCTCCTATCCATGGCTATAATTTGAAACACAAAGCGTTCAGATCCGTTGTGTGGGAGACCGTAAAGAAAAATTGGTAAACTGCTTTGTCCCAGATATTATGAAACTTGGCAACCTAGAAATTATTGGGATGACGAACCAGAACAGtgaattgagaaaagaaacAAAACCATAAAATTACGCAACTAAATTAGTACGAAATTAACATACACGAATTTGTCATGAAGACCAAAATTAATTTGTGATATTTGTATTGACAATTTATCCCGAGTAAACCACGGGTAATCGGCTTTGATTAACTACTTAATATCAGGGCTAGGGTAGGGTTCCCTCAACCCCTCTGAATGAATGCAAGTGGGAATTTTGAGTATGAATGCAAGCAATGGTTGATAAGCATGTATGCGAGTGTGACTGTAATTGACTGACCCCGATAAAGCCGCGGGTAACCGGCACCACGTATGTGTCTCGTAAcaagcgaaggttgttccgctctGTGTTGTGTAGGTCCAACGAAGGTTGTCCCGTTGGCTCGTAGATCGTGTACTACCGTCGTGTGTTGCTCGCCGGATTGGTAAGCAATGTTTGCTACCCCGGCTaatcgtttgttttttttagtGCTGTAGCAGAAATCCAAAAATTTTCCGCCTTGTTGGCAAGATTCTGCCAGGCACATTGAGTAACTAGAAGAGTAGCTAACTGGCTATCTAGCAAAATTCTATAAATGATTCTGAGGCTTCCCCTGACATCTTGGAAGTCAAATCAATTTATATCTGTGAATACTGGAGGACGGGTACTTGGACACTTTCAAATTTTGCTATATTTCCGAATTCAACATTGTTTCCACAGGACAACACTTTTTTTGTTCCGTTTTCTTTCTTCTCCGTTCAATCACTGTCCGTTCTTTGCTCTGTTTTCTTTTTAATCTTCACTTATAGGGTGCCACTGTTTCCCGCTTTTCAGATCTACCACACTGTCAATCCGATTCACCCAAAACTAGGCTTTCTCATACCCTACACAAACCAACAAATAAATGTCCAACTAGTAGAGCACTTTACCTGCAGAACGTTGTTACATTCAAAAatacaaatgaaaattcattgaaattcAGTTAAAGAAAtctcaaacaaatcattttactagtcGAATGATGCTTAACAGCAGGAGTTCCTGTTTCTGTCAGTGTCGGTGACATTTGAGAGGCTATATTGGAATCGGCTTTCGGTTCAAACAAATC
It includes:
- the LOC129730957 gene encoding uncharacterized protein LOC129730957: MGKHCARVMFVVAWVAFVGRFDVTVALKDCIEADSPLSCYGAKMFRNVMKKLDKEKSLQLASGVEVVAIGDAGEEQERALNAIGNEQEGLFDRIGRYLATHELRFNVGEMVRKVDIQDVVRSVFNTVQQELMANMEEGRKKDKGGLGALMMLGVMMSKLLGAIGFGSVAMLAMKALGVSTIALVLSTIIGLKKLTDSGGDSKGRQDSSIRVVPGEPIHRNAYDDYNMDNQKRRRRRATETLPYRGWSAIST